GTGCTCACGATCTCCGACGGCCGCGGAGGACAGCCGGGAATCGATGCGGCGATCGGGATATGCTTCGATACCGGCGGGTTCACGTAACTTCCCCGCCTGTTGAAGACGCAGCCCGATATGGGGCAGTTTCCTATGGTTATCGCCGCCTTCGGCTCGGGGATCTTCTCCCAGAGGCTGACGAGTTTGTCGTCCCACTGCTCGCACAGAGCACCTGTAATCAGGAGGATGTCGGCCTCACGGGGGTTGTTGTGGACATATATCCCGTATTGTTCGAGGTCGTACCTCGGCGAGAGGCAGGCGAGAATCTCGATGTCGCAGCCGTTGCACGAACCGACGTTGACGTAGCTCACGTGTAATGATTTGGAACGGACCTTGTTCTTCAGTTTCTGTATAATACTCATCGCCGGATCATCCCCGATATCTCCTTTATTCCGTTCGAGACCGCCGCATCGCGATCCTCTCCCGAATCTATCCTGGCCTGTGCACCGTCGAGCACGGCCTTCGCGTTCTCTTCACCGATAAGCGGAATATAATTCACGAAGAGCATCGCACCGATCTCCCGGTCGAGCTCGGAGTCGTTCACGTCCGCCTTCCACGCATTGTATCTTGCCGGAAGGTTTTCGAGAAGGGACATGTCGAGGTTCTCCATCATGTTCTTCATCAGGGCCGACCGGCTTATCCCGTACTTCTTCGAGAGTTCGTCTACCATCCTCGTATGAAAAGGACTCGAAAGTATCTTCAGCTTCATATTCGTCAGGTCCTTTTCGTAGATGAAATCGGTCATAACAACCCCCCGATCCTGAGAATTCCGTATGCTGCGAAGAGGAGGATGCAGATCCAGACCGCCGCCATCTCGCCCTTCTTCATGGCTTCAGGATTTTTCATCGCAAGCCCCGAGGCAAAGACAGCCAGGAGCACTGCAATCGCGACCGCCTCGGGTATGACCGCCGGATACAGAACCGCCTGCCAGACCGCTATCACGATATAGACTACAGCCCC
This genomic window from Methanolacinia paynteri contains:
- a CDS encoding NADH-quinone oxidoreductase subunit B family protein, which gives rise to MSIIQKLKNKVRSKSLHVSYVNVGSCNGCDIEILACLSPRYDLEQYGIYVHNNPREADILLITGALCEQWDDKLVSLWEKIPEPKAAITIGNCPISGCVFNRRGSYVNPPVSKHIPIAASIPGCPPRPSEIVSTILSIAPEVFKDFEEKGKGKKKETKK
- a CDS encoding DUF1959 family protein; protein product: MTDFIYEKDLTNMKLKILSSPFHTRMVDELSKKYGISRSALMKNMMENLDMSLLENLPARYNAWKADVNDSELDREIGAMLFVNYIPLIGEENAKAVLDGAQARIDSGEDRDAAVSNGIKEISGMIRR